GATTCCTTGAATATGTATATTTTGTTTGcagtttttgtctttgttttgttatgcAACATGCTAATTCACCTGAGGGCTACGTTCAAGCAAAGGTTTCTTCTGTGGCTGCTCAATTGTTGAAAAGGGGCTGGTAAGTGGTGCATGATTTTCTATGTAAATTGGCTATGATTTAAATGGAACTTTATAAATTAGCATTTCAATAAATTTATCTTGCCAAGTATTGTGTGTAGGCTTGAATTTTCAGCTACTGATAAGGAGGCCTTTTTCTATCAGGTATGAAATTTATATCTTATCATTAGGGTATCTGTGTATCTCTCCAGCCACTTTTTTTGCACCTGAGGTATCCAGGATTCTTAGAGCAGCCAATTATGATTGCAGGTAAACCAGGCTGTTTATGGCATTCATGGTGTAGATGTGCAGTTCGCTGGAATTAATTTCCTCGAATCTCTGGTATAACTCTTTTTCAGCTTACTTCATCTAACTAGTTATTTTAGTTTCTGTCTTGTTTTTGCTTCAGCATTTAGGATGTTACCAAATTTACGACCAagtatttcttttgttttaggTTTCTGAATTTTCTCCATCTACTTCAAGTGCGATGGGACTTCCTAGAGAGTTTCATGAGCATTGCCGGAAGTCATTAGAGCTAGACCATTTGAAGGTTTCACTACTGGCGTTTGCATCATGTTTTTAAAgcatttgatttattttatacgAACAGAGTTTTCCTTTGAGATGATTAATGTGGCGGTCTTTTGATTTTGCCTCTCTGCTTACAcattgttgttttatttatttcaacaATAGACATTCTACTGCTGGGCACGAGATGCTGCTTTAAGTGTCACAAATAGAATAATTGAGTCTGATTCGGCTATACCTGAGGTTAAAGTCTGCACTGCTGCATTCCGCCTCATGCTTCAAATTCTGAACTGGGAGTTCAGTACAACTGCATTTGCTGATGGAGTCAAGCAAGGAAGTGATTCACCTAAGAGGTCCGAGTGTAACTTAGTGCAGGTATTTGCTTCTTTAAAGTTCATAGCATGAAGTCTTCATATTCTAGAAACATTATTGATATAACATACTGACTGAAAGCACTCATGAGAATAGATCTAAGTGTGTGGATGAGTCATCTTACCTTTTTTATATGTTTGTTCGTGGTTTCTGAAATAAAAGATCAAATATTAGCAAATCCTTTTAATAaagttgtttttcttattaaaatcATAAGAATAATAATCGTGTTCATATTACTACTGTTTCTGGCGGCAATACACTTGCACCTTCCAAAAATCTTGTAACTATGTAATGTTCAGCCATCCTGCAATATGGTATAGTATTTAGTGTGTTTTAGTGATTGATGAGTTTTCTGGTCTCTCTATGTTACTTGTAGCCTGGTCCTGCTTGGCGTGATGTTTTGGTTACTGGTGGCCATATAGGGTGGCTCTTGAGCTTATATGGAGCACTGAGACAGAAGTTTTCTTGTGAAGGTTATTGGCTTGATTGCCCCATAGCTGTCGCTGCACGAAAGTTAATTGTACAGTTCTGCTCCTTGACAGGAACCGTATTTCTTTCTGGTAAAATTGTTTCCTTTCCTCCCGTTCTATAATTGtaacatgttttattttgtaacatgttttattttgttaatgtcATTTACTTTCTTCTGTATGAGTCAGATTAAGATATAATCATCTGAGGGAATGTGTCAGATGCCTGTTTAGTTTGGTTGAAACTATGACCTGCCTGTGTGATAAATTTTGCTAGGAGTCTTACACTCAATGTCAATATGGCCCAGAAGCTGATGGGTTATGATCTGGTTTCCTGTGAACCTAGCATTAACCTTTGAAAGTTTTAGTATcttaaatgtatttttttggttttgggcgTTTAATTTATGGCTAATTAATGGTTAACAACACTGGTcaaactaaaaatggagattgattttgaatgttttCTCAAGTAGAAATTGACTACTTATGTGATATTAGTTATATGGTTTCTTCTGTATCTATCTTTCATCAGTCACTTTAGTAACTTGTTCAATGATCTAGATAATGTACAAATGCATGAGCACCATCTTCTCGAACTGCTTTCTGGAATAATACAGTGGATTGATCCTCCTGATGCTGTTTCTAAAGCGATTGAATGTGGAAAGAGTGAAAGGTTATATCCTTGTCAATTATTGTTTCCTCCTAACAtgtaatatttctttttgttttcacgaTTTTCTCAAgttcattttggttttcttcagTGAGATGCTCGATGGTTGTCGTGCGTTGTTGTCCATTGCAACGGTTACAACTCCCTCTGTGTTTGACCAACTCTTGAAATCAACAAGGTCAGTGGTGGAGTTTCTGATTATTGGTTGTTTAGTTATCATTTATATTAAGGTAATTGTTATGATGGCATTTCCTGTCCCATGTTATTTAGTTTGAATGGGGTCAACCTTTGCTTTGGAATTCAGGCCCTATGGCACTCTTACCTTGTTATGCGTACTGATGTCCGAAGTCGTTAAGAACCTCATGACTAATAACTCTGAGGAAGAGACGTGGAGCTGGGAGGCACGCGATATCTTACTAGATGCCTGGACTGCCCTCCTTGTGgtaaatgtttatttatttatttgtttttatttttattttttatgcacaATGGTATGCATTAGTTTGTGGAGATTTTATTCTTCCCCCATATTTGTCAGACAATGTAAACGTACTTTTCATCGATCATTTATTGATAcctattttaaatattatagttCTAGTTTGTTCTAGTTTTGTTTAATTGTCATTCCATGTTACTATAATACATGCTTCCGTTTAATGTGCAATTCCTGTCCTTTAAATAGAGAGTTTTCCTGCTCACTGCTTCTCGTGCCTTACTAGCCCTATCTATAGAGCTGCTCTACCCGGCGAATTAAAAAAAGGCCTTAAAGGATAGGGGGGAGAGAAGTGTACTAGAAAGGATCAGCCTTGTAGGTGGCGAGcgcttttattattttgaaaaaaaatgttatttaaTGGAGTTTGATCAGTGTGGCGGGTTTGTTTCTACATGAAGAATGTGTAATTTTCTCACATTATGTTAAAGTTTAAGGCAGTCATTgagtttttcttctctctctctctctctctctctctctctctctctcttctttgttGGAAATTCTCCAGCCAATTAATAGGAGTGGCGGGAATGTGTTGCTTCCAGCTGAAGGGAAAAATGCCACAGCTAGTTTATTTG
Above is a genomic segment from Prunus dulcis chromosome 7, ALMONDv2, whole genome shotgun sequence containing:
- the LOC117634433 gene encoding exportin-4 isoform X5 translates to MEGFPERGKAADLGQLQSTMHSIELACTSIQMHMNSAAAEATILSLSQTPQPYQACKFILENSQVANARFQAAAAIRNAAIREWGFLSSDNKRSMISFCLCFVMQHANSPEGYVQAKVSSVAAQLLKRGWLEFSATDKEAFFYQVNQAVYGIHGVDVQFAGINFLESLVSEFSPSTSSAMGLPREFHEHCRKSLELDHLKTFYCWARDAALSVTNRIIESDSAIPEVKVCTAAFRLMLQILNWEFSTTAFADGVKQGSDSPKRSECNLVQPGPAWRDVLVTGGHIGWLLSLYGALRQKFSCEGYWLDCPIAVAARKLIVQFCSLTGTVFLSDNVQMHEHHLLELLSGIIQWIDPPDAVSKAIECGKSESEMLDGCRALLSIATVTTPSVFDQLLKSTRPYGTLTLLCVLMSEVVKNLMTNNSEEETWSWEARDILLDAWTALLVPINRSGGNVLLPAEGKNATASLFALIVQAELKAASASAFKDDDSDYLQASIVALDERLSSYALIARAAIDVTIPLLTRLFTERFERLNQGRGIIDPTETLEELYSLLLITGHVIADEGEGETPLIPNAMQIHFPQNLEAENHPLVILCSSIIRFAEKCLEPEMRASVFSPRLMEAVIWFIARWSCTYLMSREENRERNSRNILLKFFGEHNQGKFVLDIIVRISLTALMSYPGEKDLQFCLTGAHMFPAT
- the LOC117634433 gene encoding exportin-4 isoform X6, whose protein sequence is MEGFPERGKAADLGQLQSTMHSIELACTSIQMHMNSAAAEATILSLSQTPQPYQACKFILENSQVANARFQAAAAIRNAAIREWGFLSSDNKRSMISFCLCFVMQHANSPEGYVQAKVSSVAAQLLKRGWLEFSATDKEAFFYQVNQAVYGIHGVDVQFAGINFLESLVSEFSPSTSSAMGLPREFHEHCRKSLELDHLKTFYCWARDAALSVTNRIIESDSAIPEVKVCTAAFRLMLQILNWEFSTTAFADGVKQGSDSPKRSECNLVQPGPAWRDVLVTGGHIGWLLSLYGALRQKFSCEGYWLDCPIAVAARKLIVQFCSLTGTVFLSDNVQMHEHHLLELLSGIIQWIDPPDAVSKAIECGKSESEMLDGCRALLSIATVTTPSVFDQLLKSTRPYGTLTLLCVLMSEVVKNLMTNNSEEETWSWEARDILLDAWTALLVPINRSGGNVLLPAEGKNATASLFALIVQAELKAASASAFKDDDSDYLQASIVALDERLSSYALIARAAIDVTIPLLTRLFTERFERLNQGRGIIDPTETLEELYSLLLITGHVIADEGEGETPLIPNAMQIHFPQNLEAENHPLVILCRLLYGSLQDGLVHT
- the LOC117634433 gene encoding exportin-4 isoform X7, with translation MEGFPERGKAADLGQLQSTMHSIELACTSIQMHMNSAAAEATILSLSQTPQPYQACKFILENSQVANARFQAAAAIRNAAIREWGFLSSDNKRSMISFCLCFVMQHANSPEGYVQAKVSSVAAQLLKRGWLEFSATDKEAFFYQVNQAVYGIHGVDVQFAGINFLESLVSEFSPSTSSAMGLPREFHEHCRKSLELDHLKTFYCWARDAALSVTNRIIESDSAIPEVKVCTAAFRLMLQILNWEFSTTAFADGVKQGSDSPKRSECNLVQPGPAWRDVLVTGGHIGWLLSLYGALRQKFSCEGYWLDCPIAVAARKLIVQFCSLTGTVFLSDNVQMHEHHLLELLSGIIQWIDPPDAVSKAIECGKSESEMLDGCRALLSIATVTTPSVFDQLLKSTRPYGTLTLLCVLMSEVVKNLMTNNSEEETWSWEARDILLDAWTALLVPINRSGGNVLLPAEGKNATASLFALIVQAELKAASASAFKDDDSDYLQASIVALDERLSSYALIARAAIDVTIPLLTRLFTERFERLNQEREHHMEKHMN